The Oscillospiraceae bacterium genome contains a region encoding:
- a CDS encoding endoribonuclease L-PSP, with protein MKIINTEKAPGAIGPYSQGYELNGLVITSGQLPVDPATGAMPQGIAAQAEWSCKNVGAILEAAGAGFDKVVKTTCFLADMGDFAAFNEVYAKYFTSKPARSCVAVKDLPKGALCEIEAIAEK; from the coding sequence ATGAAGATCATCAATACCGAAAAAGCCCCCGGCGCCATCGGGCCCTACTCCCAGGGGTACGAGCTGAACGGCCTTGTCATCACCAGCGGCCAGCTGCCCGTGGACCCCGCCACCGGCGCCATGCCCCAGGGCATCGCCGCGCAGGCCGAATGGAGCTGCAAAAACGTGGGCGCCATTCTGGAGGCCGCCGGCGCCGGCTTCGACAAGGTGGTCAAGACCACCTGCTTTTTAGCCGACATGGGCGACTTCGCCGCGTTCAACGAGGTATACGCCAAATACTTTACCTCCAAGCCTGCCCGCAGCTGCGTGGCGGTCAAGGACCTGCCCAAGGGCGCGCTGTGCGAAATCGAAGCCATCGCTGAAAAGTAA
- a CDS encoding transcriptional repressor, which yields MRYSRQRELVLRQVQSRCDHPTADDIYLTIRDDCPGLSLGTVYRNLNGLVEMGRVRRVSMPGMADRFDRTLTDHDHLYCTCCGRVEDVQLDKAPIEQAIASRPDLSIQRYSLNLYGLCSACREAARS from the coding sequence ATGCGCTATTCCCGCCAACGGGAGCTGGTGCTGCGCCAGGTACAGAGCCGGTGCGACCACCCCACCGCCGACGACATCTATCTCACCATTCGGGACGACTGCCCGGGCCTCAGCCTGGGGACGGTGTACCGCAACCTGAACGGCCTGGTGGAGATGGGCCGAGTGCGCCGGGTATCCATGCCCGGGATGGCCGACCGGTTTGACCGCACCCTGACTGATCACGACCACCTGTACTGCACCTGCTGCGGCCGGGTGGAGGATGTGCAGCTGGACAAAGCGCCCATTGAACAGGCGATCGCCTCGCGGCCGGATCTTTCGATCCAGAGGTATTCGCTGAATCTGTACGGGCTGTGCAGCGCCTGCCGTGAGGCCGCGCGCAGCTGA
- the glyA gene encoding serine hydroxymethyltransferase, translating into MYGDMMDTIGFLGSQDLELAMAMQRELLRQRRNIELIASENIVSPAVMAAMGSVLTNKYAEGYPAHRYYGGCAYVDEVENLAIRRACELFGAEFANVQPHSGAQANLAVYFALLELGDTILGMDLAAGGHLTHGSPVNMSGKNYNFVSYGVDENGYVDYEALRRQALTVRPKMIVAGASAYPRALRFDTLAEIAREAGALLMVDMAHIAGLVAGGVHQSPLPYADVVTTTTHKTLRGPRGGMILTNSEEIAKKVNKAIFPGTQGGPLEHVIAAKAVCFGEALKPAFRTYARNIVENAGALAAGLKARGVELVSGGTDNHMMLIDLSAQECTGKELEQKLDEVNITANKNSVPGEKRSPFITSGLRVGTPAVTTRGFGADEMDVIAGCIADCIFDFEGSKAQVAARVAGLVERFPLYE; encoded by the coding sequence ATGTACGGGGATATGATGGATACCATTGGCTTTTTGGGCAGCCAGGATCTGGAGCTTGCCATGGCGATGCAGCGGGAACTGCTGCGCCAGCGCCGCAACATTGAGCTGATTGCCAGCGAGAACATCGTGAGCCCGGCCGTGATGGCCGCCATGGGAAGCGTGCTGACCAACAAGTACGCCGAGGGGTACCCTGCCCACCGCTATTACGGGGGCTGCGCCTACGTGGATGAGGTGGAGAACCTGGCCATCCGCCGGGCGTGTGAATTGTTTGGCGCGGAGTTTGCGAACGTGCAGCCCCACTCGGGCGCGCAGGCAAACCTGGCAGTGTATTTTGCCCTGCTGGAGCTGGGGGATACCATTCTGGGCATGGACCTGGCGGCCGGCGGGCACCTGACCCACGGCAGCCCGGTGAATATGAGCGGCAAAAACTACAATTTTGTTTCCTATGGAGTGGACGAAAACGGCTATGTGGATTACGAGGCCCTGCGCCGGCAGGCCCTGACGGTGCGGCCCAAGATGATCGTGGCGGGGGCTTCGGCCTACCCGCGGGCGCTGCGCTTTGACACCCTGGCTGAAATCGCCCGCGAGGCGGGCGCGCTGCTGATGGTGGACATGGCGCACATTGCGGGCCTGGTGGCCGGCGGGGTGCACCAAAGCCCGCTGCCCTATGCGGATGTGGTGACCACCACCACCCACAAAACCCTGCGGGGGCCCCGGGGCGGCATGATCCTGACCAACAGCGAGGAGATTGCCAAAAAGGTGAACAAGGCCATTTTCCCCGGCACGCAGGGCGGCCCGCTGGAGCATGTGATCGCCGCAAAGGCGGTGTGCTTTGGCGAGGCGCTGAAGCCCGCGTTCCGCACCTATGCCAGGAACATCGTGGAGAACGCCGGGGCGCTGGCCGCAGGGCTGAAGGCCCGGGGCGTGGAGCTGGTGAGCGGCGGCACCGACAACCACATGATGCTGATCGACCTTTCGGCGCAGGAGTGCACCGGCAAGGAGCTGGAGCAAAAGCTGGACGAGGTGAACATCACCGCCAACAAAAACTCGGTGCCCGGCGAAAAGCGCAGCCCCTTTATCACCAGCGGCCTGCGGGTGGGAACGCCTGCGGTGACCACCAGGGGCTTTGGCGCAGACGAGATGGACGTGATCGCCGGCTGCATTGCCGACTGCATTTTTGATTTTGAGGGCAGCAAGGCCCAGGTAGCCGCCCGGGTGGCCGGGCTGGTGGAGCGCTTCCCCCTGTATGAGTGA
- a CDS encoding sodium:dicarboxylate symporter yields MANKATKKKSFWDQYKLPILLLGGIAVGSILGIISPAAGKFVKPVGDIFLNLLFTIVVPLVFVSIASAVGSMMNMKRLGKILGSTILTFLATGAIAGVCVLTWVNIFSPSAGTNIQMGEAEMGEMQSAADMLVNSLTVSDFPDLLSRSNMLPLIVFAIIFGFCVSACGGDESPVGKLLANLNEIVMKFVGLIMVIAPIGLGAYFANLIGEFGPQLLGDYGRSMAVYYPLCLLYVLIFFPLYALFAGGKLGVKRMLKSIFAPAVTAFATQSSVATLPVNKEACEEIGVPKDVSDLVLPLGATAHMDGSVLSSIVKIAFLFGVFGIPFTGVGTYGMAIVVAVLSAFVLSGAPGGGLVGEMLIVSLFGFPAEAFPLIATLGFLFDPAATCLNASGDTIASMIVARLVEGKDWLKNAVAAKTAAGKEA; encoded by the coding sequence ATGGCAAACAAAGCGACCAAGAAAAAATCCTTCTGGGACCAGTACAAGCTTCCCATCCTGCTGCTGGGCGGCATCGCCGTGGGCTCCATCCTGGGCATCATCTCCCCCGCCGCAGGCAAATTTGTAAAGCCCGTGGGCGACATCTTTTTGAACCTGCTGTTCACCATCGTGGTGCCGCTGGTGTTCGTGTCCATCGCGTCCGCCGTGGGCAGCATGATGAACATGAAGCGCCTGGGCAAGATCCTGGGCAGCACCATCCTCACCTTCCTCGCCACCGGCGCCATTGCCGGCGTGTGCGTGCTCACCTGGGTCAACATTTTCAGCCCCTCCGCCGGCACCAACATCCAGATGGGCGAGGCCGAGATGGGCGAGATGCAAAGCGCGGCCGACATGCTGGTCAACAGCCTCACCGTGAGCGACTTCCCCGATCTATTGAGCCGCAGCAACATGCTGCCCCTGATCGTGTTCGCCATCATCTTCGGCTTCTGCGTGTCCGCCTGCGGCGGCGATGAAAGCCCGGTGGGCAAGCTGCTGGCCAACCTGAACGAAATTGTGATGAAGTTCGTGGGGCTGATCATGGTCATCGCCCCCATCGGCCTGGGCGCCTATTTTGCAAACCTGATCGGCGAGTTCGGCCCCCAGCTTCTGGGCGATTACGGCCGCTCCATGGCCGTGTACTATCCCCTGTGCCTTCTGTACGTGCTCATCTTCTTCCCGCTGTACGCCCTGTTCGCCGGCGGTAAGCTGGGCGTAAAGCGCATGCTCAAAAGCATTTTCGCCCCCGCCGTCACCGCCTTTGCCACCCAAAGCTCGGTGGCTACCCTGCCCGTGAACAAGGAGGCCTGCGAGGAGATCGGCGTTCCCAAAGACGTGAGCGACCTGGTCCTGCCCCTGGGCGCCACCGCCCACATGGACGGCTCCGTGCTCAGCTCCATCGTCAAGATTGCCTTCCTCTTCGGCGTGTTCGGGATCCCCTTCACCGGTGTGGGCACCTATGGCATGGCCATCGTTGTGGCGGTCCTGTCCGCCTTCGTGCTGTCCGGCGCGCCCGGCGGCGGGCTGGTGGGCGAAATGCTCATCGTCAGCCTGTTCGGCTTCCCGGCCGAGGCCTTCCCCCTGATCGCAACCCTGGGCTTTTTGTTTGACCCTGCCGCCACCTGCCTGAACGCCTCCGGCGACACCATTGCCTCCATGATCGTCGCGCGCCTGGTCGAGGGCAAGGATTGGCTCAAAAACGCCGTGGCCGCCAAGACCGCCGCGGGCAAAGAAGCTTGA
- a CDS encoding ATPase AAA yields MSEPLAQRLRPAALEEVCGQKHLLGEGCVFRRALESGRVPNMIFYGPSGVGKTTVARIIAENSGMRLHKLNGTSASTGDIKAVLAEIGTLHGAKGLLLYLDEIQYLNKKQQQSLLECIEDGSVTLIASTTENPYFYIYNALLSRCTVFEFKALSPEDVEEGLKKALARLAQDEGAPVELPAEAAGYLAESCGGDMRKALGCLEFAVSAAAPGEDGARHITLDMIRQVTRRTAMRYDREGDDHYDILSAYQKSMRGSDPDAALHYLARLLEAGDLVSACRRLMVCACEDVGLAWPQIIPIVKAAVDAANMIGLPEARIPLADAVILVATAPKSNAGEAAINAAMADLARGRSGPVPRQLQNKHFDGEDAAVKGQHYKYPHDHPGHWVEQQYLPDALAGTRYYEWGENKTEQAARAYWERIKREAGK; encoded by the coding sequence ATGAGCGAACCCCTGGCACAGCGGCTGCGCCCGGCGGCGCTGGAGGAGGTGTGCGGCCAGAAGCACCTTTTGGGCGAGGGATGCGTGTTCCGCAGGGCGCTGGAAAGTGGGCGGGTGCCCAACATGATCTTTTACGGCCCCTCCGGCGTGGGAAAGACCACGGTGGCGCGCATTATTGCCGAAAACAGCGGCATGCGGCTGCACAAGCTGAACGGCACTTCCGCCTCGACGGGCGATATCAAGGCTGTGCTGGCCGAGATCGGCACCCTGCACGGGGCAAAGGGGCTGCTGCTGTATCTGGACGAGATCCAGTATCTGAACAAAAAGCAGCAGCAAAGCCTGCTGGAGTGCATTGAGGACGGGTCGGTCACGCTGATCGCATCCACCACCGAAAACCCGTATTTTTATATTTACAACGCCCTTTTGAGCCGCTGCACGGTGTTTGAATTCAAAGCCCTTTCGCCCGAAGATGTGGAAGAAGGGCTGAAAAAGGCCCTGGCGCGCCTTGCGCAGGACGAGGGCGCGCCGGTGGAGCTGCCCGCAGAGGCGGCGGGGTACCTGGCCGAGAGCTGCGGAGGGGATATGCGCAAGGCGCTGGGGTGCCTGGAATTTGCGGTGTCCGCCGCCGCGCCCGGGGAGGACGGGGCAAGGCACATCACGCTGGACATGATCCGGCAGGTCACCCGCCGCACCGCCATGCGCTACGACCGGGAGGGCGACGACCATTACGACATCCTTTCGGCCTACCAAAAATCCATGCGCGGCTCGGACCCGGACGCGGCGCTGCACTACCTGGCCCGCCTGCTGGAAGCGGGCGACCTGGTGAGCGCCTGCCGCCGCCTGATGGTCTGCGCCTGCGAGGACGTGGGCCTGGCCTGGCCGCAGATCATTCCCATTGTGAAAGCGGCTGTGGACGCGGCCAACATGATCGGCCTGCCCGAGGCGCGCATCCCCCTAGCCGACGCGGTCATTCTGGTGGCCACAGCCCCGAAATCCAATGCCGGGGAGGCGGCCATCAACGCGGCCATGGCGGACCTTGCGCGCGGCCGCTCCGGGCCGGTGCCGCGCCAATTGCAGAACAAGCATTTTGACGGCGAGGATGCGGCGGTGAAAGGGCAGCATTACAAGTACCCCCACGATCACCCGGGCCACTGGGTGGAGCAGCAATACCTGCCGGACGCACTGGCCGGCACGCGCTATTACGAGTGGGGAGAGAATAAGACCGAACAGGCGGCCCGGGCCTATTGGGAGCGCATCAAGCGGGAGGCTGGCAAATAA
- a CDS encoding esterase, with protein sequence MAFFDCKLKSQALAGTTTVRLFWPGDIDLWRGQAPRAVFTLLHGFTNDGDDWVNFSAALRYAADNNIALVIPDAANSFYNDMAAGPAYYTWLTQELPALLGGMVQLPAQREKNFVCGLSMGGYGALLLGLTHPEAYAGCASFSGAVDMRSMLGFAQSDPRSRMVMAPVFGPELALPAERDLFALAEQVCGLEPGQRPKVLCTVGRQDMEPYYIYQQNQNFREFVRDRALPLDYTYMEWDGVHEWNFWDRSLVHAIDLFLNPGYADKKLGDWAAEAAVERPGREALV encoded by the coding sequence ATGGCGTTCTTTGACTGCAAACTGAAAAGCCAGGCGCTGGCGGGCACAACCACGGTGCGCCTGTTTTGGCCCGGCGACATCGACCTGTGGCGGGGGCAGGCGCCGCGGGCGGTGTTCACCCTGCTGCACGGCTTTACCAACGACGGCGACGACTGGGTGAATTTTTCGGCCGCGCTGCGCTATGCGGCCGACAACAACATTGCGCTGGTGATCCCGGACGCCGCAAATTCTTTTTACAACGATATGGCCGCCGGCCCGGCCTACTATACCTGGCTGACCCAGGAGCTGCCGGCCCTGCTGGGCGGGATGGTGCAGCTGCCCGCCCAGCGGGAGAAAAATTTTGTGTGCGGCCTTTCCATGGGGGGCTACGGCGCGCTGCTGCTGGGGCTGACGCACCCGGAGGCGTATGCCGGCTGCGCCAGCTTTTCCGGCGCGGTGGACATGCGCTCGATGCTGGGCTTTGCCCAAAGCGACCCCCGCTCCCGCATGGTGATGGCCCCGGTCTTTGGCCCGGAGCTGGCCCTGCCGGCCGAAAGGGACCTGTTCGCCCTGGCGGAACAGGTCTGCGGGCTGGAGCCCGGGCAGCGGCCGAAGGTGCTGTGCACCGTGGGCCGGCAGGACATGGAGCCCTATTACATCTACCAGCAGAATCAGAATTTCCGCGAGTTTGTGCGGGATCGGGCGCTGCCGCTGGATTACACCTACATGGAGTGGGACGGCGTGCACGAGTGGAATTTTTGGGACCGCAGCCTGGTGCACGCCATCGACCTGTTTTTGAACCCCGGGTACGCGGATAAAAAATTGGGGGACTGGGCGGCCGAGGCCGCGGTGGAGCGCCCGGGCAGGGAGGCCCTGGTATGA
- a CDS encoding aminotransferase: protein MKYDFDKVVDRTGNRAAKYDERTKKFGTDQVIPLWIADMDFQTAQPIIDALTARAQEGIWGYTSRPASYFQAICGWQQRRNGWTIDQNLVSWSLGVVPALSALVRLFTPDGSKVLIQTPVYSEFYDVTEAWNRTVVENQLVEKDGKWTIDWADFEAKLPQVSMFLLCSPHNPLGIVWTREELTRMAGLCRKHNVLLVSDEIHSDLVFHGKKHIPTASLSPETAAQVITCISGTKTFNLAGLQASTTVFPNLRMKEIFDKFWACMDIHRNNAFSLTAMETAFNEGEEWLEQLLEYISGNFDFIRSYCASHIPGVKPSLPDATYLVWLDCRELGLSNEELRRFMIEKAGLGLNEGCSFGRSLSGYMRLNAACPRSVLEQALKQLEAAVHAL from the coding sequence GGATCGCCGACATGGACTTCCAGACCGCCCAGCCCATCATCGACGCGCTCACCGCCCGCGCGCAGGAGGGCATCTGGGGCTACACCAGCCGGCCGGCCAGCTACTTCCAGGCCATCTGCGGCTGGCAGCAGCGCCGCAACGGCTGGACCATCGACCAAAACCTTGTGAGCTGGAGCCTGGGCGTGGTGCCCGCGCTCAGCGCCCTGGTGCGGCTGTTCACGCCCGACGGCAGCAAGGTGCTCATCCAGACTCCCGTCTATTCGGAATTTTATGATGTGACCGAGGCCTGGAACCGCACCGTGGTGGAAAACCAGCTGGTGGAAAAGGACGGTAAATGGACCATCGACTGGGCCGACTTCGAGGCAAAGCTGCCCCAGGTGAGCATGTTCCTGCTGTGCAGCCCCCACAACCCCCTGGGCATCGTGTGGACCCGCGAAGAGCTCACCCGCATGGCCGGGCTGTGCCGTAAGCATAACGTGCTCCTGGTAAGCGACGAAATTCACTCCGACCTGGTCTTCCACGGCAAAAAGCACATTCCCACCGCCAGCCTTTCCCCCGAGACCGCGGCGCAGGTCATCACCTGCATCTCCGGCACCAAAACCTTCAACCTGGCCGGCCTGCAGGCCTCCACCACCGTGTTTCCGAACCTGCGCATGAAAGAGATTTTCGACAAGTTCTGGGCCTGCATGGACATTCACCGCAACAACGCCTTCAGCCTCACCGCCATGGAAACCGCCTTCAACGAGGGCGAGGAATGGCTGGAGCAGCTGCTGGAATACATCAGCGGCAACTTCGACTTCATCCGCAGCTACTGTGCCTCCCACATTCCCGGCGTCAAGCCCTCCCTGCCGGACGCCACCTATCTCGTATGGCTGGATTGCCGCGAGCTGGGCCTTTCCAATGAAGAGCTGCGCCGCTTCATGATCGAAAAGGCGGGCCTCGGCCTGAACGAGGGCTGCAGCTTTGGGCGCAGCCTGTCCGGCTACATGCGGCTGAACGCGGCCTGCCCGCGCAGTGTGCTGGAGCAGGCCCTAAAGCAGCTGGAAGCCGCGGTCCACGCCCTGTAA